CAGCGATAAACAGCCCGCAACTACTCCGGTTGTGCTTCGCTCAGCACGTCCGGGGTGGCCCTGGCCTCGAGGACTCGTTGGCGGAGTTCGGCAAGCAGCGTCTGCGCCTCGCGGTCGTACCGAATCTTTTTGATGGCCTTCTTGGCCGCTATCTGTTGCGATTCCTTTTTGGTGTATCCGGAGCCCGTTCCGAAGGGCATGTCCTCGATATGGACAGTGCTTTGGAACATGCGGTTGCCGTTCTGGTCGGTCGACGTCTCGTTCAGGACAAAGGCGATGCGCAGCTTCGCTTTCTGCCCCCATTCTAAGAGGTTCGACTTGAAGTTCACTTCCTTCTGCGCCACCTTATCCAGGGGCGTGTATCGGTCTATCATGCGCTCCTGCACGAAGCGTCGGCAGCGTCGGTAGCCCTGATCCAGATAGATGGCGCCGATGAGCGCCTCCAGAGCATTGCCGAGGATGTAACT
The sequence above is drawn from the Tannerella serpentiformis genome and encodes:
- the rnc gene encoding ribonuclease III, with the translated sequence MIARLFVLRNKEPYSSMYRMLGFYPNSMWLYEQAFTHRSSHNTPEGKRSNDNERLEFLGDAVLGIAVADILYKHFPNQKEGFLTSTRSKIVQRETLNRIALEMGLDKMMVSTVRPQTHNSYILGNALEALIGAIYLDQGYRRCRRFVQERMIDRYTPLDKVAQKEVNFKSNLLEWGQKAKLRIAFVLNETSTDQNGNRMFQSTVHIEDMPFGTGSGYTKKESQQIAAKKAIKKIRYDREAQTLLAELRQRVLEARATPDVLSEAQPE